GTCAGGGTCTGCCGGTGCGGATCGTGCACGGCCGCGGCCCCGGTGGCGGAGTCGCCGGGAGTGACCACCTTCAGGGAGGCGGCGGTCCCGGGCAGGTGCAGGATGCCGTCGTGGCGGGGCCGGGTGACGGGCCGGGCGAGCCACAGGTTCTGCCCGGTGTGTCGGCGTAGTGCGTAGCGGGCGGTGATCGGCGCCCAGTCGATCAGGGAGCGGCCGTGCCGGCGAACCGCGACCAGCGCAGCCGACGCCGCCCACAGCGGCGCCAGGACGACCGCACCGATCAGCCCGGTGGTCACCACCGTCATCAGCAGCAGCGCCAGCGTGGACGAGACGAGGACGAGCTGGGGCAGCGAGAGCCCCAGGAGGATGCCGCGGCGGGAGCGGTGCGGGAACTTCACCGTCACCGGCGCAGCGGAAGGATCACTCACAGGGGCAGCTCCCGGGGTCGTGGAGGGAACCCGGGGGCGGGAGACGGCGTACGCCTCCCGCCCCCGGCGGTCGGGCGGAGGGTCACGGGCCCGCCGGCGACGGCGGTTCGGCCGTCCCGTCGGCCGGGGCGTGGTGTGCACCGGCCGGCGGGGTGCGCTGCGGCGGAGGGCTGGTCGTCGGCGGCGCGGACTGCCAGCCGCTCCCCGTCCCGGAGCCGCCGCTCGACGGGGGAGCGCTTGGGCCGGGGGTGCCGCCGATCTGGCCGCTGGTGTCGTCGGACACGCTCGTCGGCGCAGGCTGCAGGGCCTCGTCCAGGCTCGGCTTGCCGCCGCTTGATGACGTGCCGCCCGCGTTCCGGCCGGGCTGGGCTTCCTTGCCGGTTCCGCCGGTGGGGTTGGCGGCGATGTCGCCCGGGAAACCGCCTGCGCCTGCGGCTTCACCGCCGGGCGATGCGGCTCCCGTCTGGCTTCCGGCTGCGGCGCCGCCTCCGGCGCCGGCGGTGGCCGCGGCGGCGGCCTTGCGGGCGGCCTTCTCGCCGTGGGCCCGGGCGATCTGGGCTCCGGTACCGCCGGCCCGGTGCAGGGACTCGCTGTCGGTGTCGGCCGCCCAGTGCACGAACTTGAAAACCGCGTACGGAGCGAGCAAGACCATCGCCATGATCACGATGCCGGCCATGACGTCGGCGAGCGCGGCGGCACCATCCTTGGCGTCGCTCCTGCCCATGGCAGAAATCCCGAGAACGAAGATCACCGTCATCAGCAGTTTCGAGACGATGAGGGTGGCGGTGGCTTCGATCCAGCCCTTGCGCCAGCGGCGCGCGACTTCCCAGCCGCCGCCGGCGGCGGCGAAGATCGCCAGGGTGACCATGACGAGGATGCCGACCTTGCGGACCATCATCACGCCCCAGTACAAGAACGCGCCGAGGGCGGCGCCGAGTCCGGCGACGACCGAGACGAGCCAGCCCAGCGGGGAAACACTCGCGATCATCTGCACTTTGACGGTACGGCGGACGGCGGATTCGATGCTCATGTCCGCGCTCTTCAGCAGGCCGGCGGACAGGGCGTCGACCACTTCGACGGCGACCGTGGTCACGGCGATGGCACAGACCGCGAAGAGAACCCCGGCCGCGGTGCCGGTGAATGCCTGGGTGAGGGCCTGTCCGTCGCGTCGGATGGCGGCGCGGACGAGCTGCGCGCAGAACGTCGCGACCAGCATCACCAAGCCCAGCGGCAGAAGAGTCTCGTAGTTGTCGCGGAACCAGCCGGCGTTCAAGTCGACCTTTGTGGTGGTATCGACGCCCTCGGCGGCCAGGTCAACGGCCGCCACGGCAAGTTCACCAGCGGATTCGGCCATCCAGTCGCCGATCGCCTTGCCGGGGTCAGACACGAAGTCGACCGCGTCGTCGACATCGCACAACCTGCCCACTACAGGGACGTCACAGAACGGCACGCGGCGCTCCTCCCTTCCTACGTGGGATGCGGGTCACGGCGCGACGTTCGGGGCGATGGCGGCCAGGGAGCAGGTGTGGCCGGGACGGCACTGCACGGCCAGCGTCACGGCCCGCTCCTCGGCACCGCCGCCGCGCTTGTTCCAGGCGATCTTCTGCTTGCCGGTGACGGTGACGGCGTAGACGTACGCCTCGGTGATCGCTGTGGGGTCCTCGGCCAGGGCCTGGGTGAACGCCGCGGGCAGATGGCCCTCGACGACGCTCGCGGTGGCGCGCTGGTCCTGGTCGGCCATCCGCGACCACAGCAGCGGATCGGGCACCTGGCCGGCCACGGACGCCCAGTCGGCATACCGGGATTCGGTGGTCATCCAGGCACGCATGCCCGCGAGTTGCTCCGTGCGGCTGGTGGTGCGGGTGTCGTAGGACCACAACATCTTCGCCGCCGCCTTCGCGAAGGCGACCGGCTCGCCGATCCGCGGCGGCCCCGGCACGGCCCCGGACTGCGAAGGAGGGGCGGGCTGCGGGGCCCGTTCGGCGCGTGGCGGGCTGCTCGCCAGTGCCGGGGCGGCGCGCTCGGGACCCGAGTCGACGTCTTGGCCGCCGGCCAGCAGCGCGACGGCCACGGTGAGGGCGACCAGGGCGGCGACGGCCGCGGCGGCGATTGCGGCGCGTCGGCTGCCCGGGTACCCGGTCCGGGGCGAGGACAGGGCGTGGCTGGGGAATCGTTTCTGCCTCATTGGACCTGCGATCCGAGGTTGGAGAAGAAGCTGACGATGCCGTTGGCGGCGCCGAGGCCGAGGGCGGCGCCGGCGGCAACGACGGCGCCCTTCTTCCCGTTGGCCTCGGCCTGGTGGCCGCCGGTGTGGTGGCCCCACGCCCACACGCCGAGCGAAACGGCCAGGGCACCGACGACGGCCACGATGCCGAACAGATTGATGCTGTTCACGACGTTCTTCAGCACGCTCAGGCCGGGCAGGCCGCCGCCCTTGGGCGAGATTCCGGGGTCGTAGGCGAGGTGGATCAAGCGATCTGCGAGGGGGAGGGGCATGGGGGCAGCGGGGCTCCTTGCATACGCGGGCAGGGCGAAACGGGCAGCGGGGAAGGGGAGAAGGCCGCGGCGATCCGGGCCGAGCGGCGCCGGAACGGGGGTGTTACAGGACGCGGCGTACCGCGAGGACGGTCCACTCGGCGAGAGGGGTGATCCGCACGGGCTTGCCGGTGCGCGGGGCCTCGATGACCAGGCCCTGGCCCATGTACATCCCCACGTGTTCGGGGCGGGCGGCGGTGCCGCGGCTGAAGATCAGGTCACCGGGCTGGAATTGCCGGAGTTGGTCGTGCGGGACCGGCTTGCCTTCGTTGATCTGCGTGTAGGTGGTGCGGGTGAGCGTGATGCCGGCATGCCGGTACGCCTGCTGCATCAGGCTGGAGCAGTCGCAGCGCCCCATCGGGTCGGGGCCGTGCGCGTCGGTGCAGGAGCCGCCCCACTGGTAGAGGGTGCCGAGCTGCCGCATCGCCCACGCCATCGCCGCGCGCGCCTTCGGATCGGCGTCCCGGGGGATCCGGTAACCGTTCGGGATGCTGCCCTCGGGGATGGGGCCGAAGCCGGAACCGTCCGGGCCCCTGGCGCAGCCGGTGCCGCCGACGGAGGAGTCCGCCTCCGCGGTCTGCTCGTCGTCACCGGTGGTGGGGAAGGTCGCGGTGATGGCCGCCTGCAGGGCAGTGGCCAGGTTCTCCCACTGCGCGTAGGCGTCGGGGTAGGCGGACTTCTGGACGGCCTGGGCGGCCTGGGTGATGGTCATCTGCTGCCAGCCGTCCACGGTGAGCAGGCGCTGGTAGAACTGCTCGGCGGCGTAGACCGGGTCGCGGATCTGCTCCGCGGTGCCCCAGCCCTGGGACGGACGCTGCTGGAACAGGCCGAGTGAGTCGCGGTCGCCGTAGGTGAGGTTGCGTAGCCGCGATTCCTGCATCGCCGTCGCGAGCGCGATGACCTGCCCCTTCGCTGGGACGTTCAGCGGGCGGCCGGTGGCCACGATTGTCGCCGCGTGCGGGACCTGCTCTTCGGGCAGATCCAGGCCCTCGATGAGGATGTCCTTGCCGGACGCTCCGTCGAGGATCCGGGCGACCTGATCGGTGATCTCGGCGGTGTCGGCATCGGTCAGGCAACTGTCGGCGGAGGCGGCGGTCCGTACGGCGTTGCTGGAGGAGGCCAGCATCATGCCGGTGCCGGCGAGGAGGAACGGGGAGAGGAAGACGACGCCGAGGCCGGCGGCCAGCGCCTTCAACCCGGGCGAACCGCCGGCACATCAGCGCGTGTCGGCAGGGGGGGATAGCGGGACTTCATGGGGAGGTGCCCTTCGGGGGAGGGGTGTGTGCGTGTCCGGCGGCGCGCCGTATCGCCTGCGGGCGATCGAGGAAGCGCCGCGGCGTGTTGCTGCGCGGCTCGATGTGGTCAAGCCGGAAGGCGGGCACCGCCGAGAGGTCCGTCGCGGTGCGGCGCGATGGGGAGCGGCCAGCGGCGCGGGGTGCCAGGCGGTCTAAAAACTGTAGACCCGAACGCGGCGACGGCCAAATAGTCGGCGCTGAGGTGCCGGAAACCGGCACCTCAGCAGCGGACTTCTTGGCCGTCGCCAAATTCACCGATACAGTTTTTGGACTCCCCTTCGCCCCCTCGCCTTCCTCGCCGCACGTGGCCCCTGGGTTTCTGCAACGCCCAGATCTGGCCGGCGAGGACGCGCATCCGAGAGGGAGTCCCTTTGGTGCTTCCACCCGAATCGGGGTCCGTCTTTGCCTTTTTCCCTCCACCAGGGCGACGCCCTCACCGTTCTTTCCGGTCTCCCGGACGACTGCGTCGACTCCGTCATCACCGACCCGCCGTACAACAGCGGCGGGCGGACAGCGAAGGAGCGCACGACACGCTCCGCGAAGCAGAAGTACACCTCAGCCGACGCCAAGAACACCCTCGCCGACTTCACCGGCGAGAACATGGATCAACGCTCCTACGGCTTCTGGCTGACGCAGATCATGACCGAAGCCCACCGCCTCACCCGCACCGGCGGAACCGGGCTGCTGTTCACCGACTGGCGCCAGCTCCCCATCACCACGGACGCGATCCAGGCGGCCGGATGGCTGTGGCGCGGGGTACTGGCCTGGCACAAGCCCAGAGCCCGACCGCAAAAGGGACGGTTCACCCAGAACGTCGAGTTCATCGTCTGGGCGTCGAAGGGAGCGATCGACGGCTCCCGCAACCCCGTCTACCTCGACGGCATGTACTCCGGGTCGCAGCCTTCCGGGGCAGGGCGCCGGCACATCACCCAGAAGCCGGTGTCCGTGATGCGCGAGCTGGTCAAGATCTCCCCGCCCGGGGGCACGGTCCTCGACTTCTGCGCCGGCTCCGGCTCCACCGGCGTCGCCGCCCTCCTGGAGGGCCGCGACTTCATCGGGGTGGAGAAGTCGCCGCACTACGCGTCGATCGCATCCGGCCGCCTCACCGAAACGCTCCGGGAGACCCTCACCCAGGACGACGTGGTGCTCACCGCCTGAGCCCTCCACTCCGGCGCCTTCCGGTTCCTGTTCTCCCGGAGTGTGCCGTGACGCGGTCGCCGGCGGAAGCCTCTGTGGTCCGCCGGCCAGTGACGATCCCGCACTCCCTCTTCTTCCCCGCCTCGTAGGAGGTCTGCCCCTTCATGCCCGAATCCGAATCCACCCACGGGGTGGAGCCCGTTCGCATACCGGACCCGCAGTTGGAGGGGGTCGAGGCGAGCGTGCGCAGGCTGATGCAGCAGTCGCAGCAGCAGGCCCAGCAGCTCGACCGCCTCGCATCCGCGCCCCCGTCCGGGCCAGGCGCCTCGCCGTTCGCGGCGTTCGGTATGCCGGGGCTCGGCGGGCCTCCCGCGGCGCCGCCGGAGCCCCGCCCGATCCTCGAACTCGACGGACAGGAGCGCGAGGACGAACTCGACGCGCTCAGCGACTGGGTCGATGACTTCCTCCTCCCGGTCTACGGGGCGGAGGTCACCACGGCTGCGCCCTGGTGCCTGCAGTGGCAGGAGCACGACGATGTCGTCGCCTGGCTCCATGCCCTGTGGCTCGCCTACCAGCAGCACAAGGAACCCGACGCGGGACTGGCCGGGTTGTTCGTGTGGCACCGGGACTTCCTCACCCACGCCGTCGCGGCGATCCGGGCGCCCGGCGGTCCGCTGTCGGCATGCATGACCTCACCCGACAGGCCCGCACACCGCATCCTGCCCGGCCCCGCGCCGTCCGCGCGTACAGCAGCGAGCGCGGCGGACCGGGCCCGGCCCGCTGGCGCGGACGGGGCAGGGTCGTGACCCGGAACCGGCAGACCTTCGGTCTGAGCTTCGATCCCCGTGCTCTGACCGATCTGCTGCAGGCGCCTGGCGACATCCGTGACCTCACCTTGTCCTACCTGGAAGACATCGTGAACGCACGGGCCTTCGGGGAGCGTCTCGACGGCGACCTGGAGGGCTACCGCAAGGTCGCCATGGACCGCAAGGACTGGCGCATCATCTACGGCTTCCGCCCGGCGCCGCCGGACTCGCCGCACCGGCAGGAGATCCACGTCATCGCGGTCAGGCCCCGTGCCGGCAACGACGTCTACGACACCGTCGGCCACCGTCTGGGCCTGGCCCGACGGCCGCTGAGCGCCCGCACCCACGCCGCACGCTCCCGCTCCCCCCAGCTCACCCGACCCGGGCCCGTGCCCCGGCCCGGATCACCGCCCCATGCGCTGCCAGCGCCTCGGCCTGCCACCCCTGCCGCCCCGCGGCCACGCACCCGTTGACGCAGGGAGCTTCACCCGTTGTCGGCGTTCGCGTGAAAGTACCCAGCTCGGTACGCGCGAACGTACCCAGTTCGACGGACGCCTCAGCGCCGGGGCCACCCGATAGCCAGCAGCCTGAGGGGCGGGGGTCGCAGTCCAGGGTGGGGCGAAGCCCCATCGCGCAGCGACGCCCGTAGGGCGCCCTTGACGGCGGCCTCCGGCCCTCATCATCGCAACGCGGGTGGCCCCGGCGCCGACCAGCCGAATCGAGCACTGAGGGTGGGTACGTTCGGCTGTACCTGCCTGGGTACGTTCGGGTGTACGCCGACACTCGTGTGCTGCGCACCGGCGCTGATACTGCGAAAGGCCCCCGTTGTCTCCCACCCACCCCGAGCTGCCCCGCAAGAAACCTCCCGAAGTCGACTTCGCCGTGGACCAGCTCGACGCCGACGAGAAGGTCTCCCGCGCCTTCCATGTCCTCGTCGGCCTCCATGCCGGCAGCCTGGTCTCCCTCGCCGAGCACCACACCGCCGACGGTCTGCGCAGCTACTACGTCCTGTTCGACTCCAGCGCGACCTGGGGTCATCCGGGCGAGGCCCCGTACGTCGGTGTGTACCTGAAGCGGGATCCGGACAAGCGGACCTTCGCCTTCAACCACGACGTGCTGCCGTTGCCCGCGATGGTGCAGTGCTGGCTGATCCACCGCGGCTGCCCTCCCGACGCCATCACCCTGGATCCTGAGCTGGGCCCGCAGCCCGCGGACGAGGCGACGCGGGCGCTGGGCCGGCGCCTGATGTTCGAAGGCGACGACTACGGGGTGGGCTTCTCCTACAACCGGGACGACCCGGACGACTTCGTCACGGTCGTGGCCATGGGCGCCGCGGACGAGCACGCTGTGCCGCCGTTTCGTGTCGTGGTCGAGGAAGTCGACACCGACGCGCAGACGTACACCCTGCGGGAGGGCGGCTTCGCCACGCCGCAGGAGGCTTGGGGATGGTGCTGGGACCGGCTCGCAGGCGACGCCGGCCCTCTGCCGCCGATGCGTCCGGCGGCAGCGAATCCACGCCCGCCGGGGCTGCCCGGGGCCCCTGCCCGGCGCCCTACCGGACCTTCGCGCTGAGCGCTGGGACCGCCCGGGCCGGGCGGAACATAGCCGACGATCGCCGGTTAGCCAAACCGGCGAATCTGTGGACCCTTATACCGCCCGGAACACCAGGGCAGCTTTTCCACCGCTGTCTTCCCCTGCCTGCCCGGAGGTCATATCGGCATGGGCCCGGCCCGAACTATCCATCGCCGTTGCGATTTCCGGAGCGTGTGTGCCGGTGCTGTCCGCCCCGCGAACGCAGAGACGACGATTCCCGAACCACCAGGTGCCATCTGCCTGCTTCTTGCTGAATGGAGTTCCCTCTTGTCCGACGACATACCCGAGAACGCTGACGACATCGTGAGCGTGTTCACCGAACGGGTCGAAGCCCAATTCGACATGACGATCGGAGAGTTGAAGGCGGCGGCCGCGGCCCGGCCGGACGCGAATCCCCACGCCACCGACGTCGTGAGATGGCACGGTCTCCTCGTCGATGCCCAGGAGGTGCTCGACAGCGCAGTGGACGACCTCCGCGCTGCGCTGGACACCCAGCCCGGCCAACTCGACGACCCGACGATGGACCTCGCCCAGTGGGTCAACGCGGCCGTCACCGCACGAGATGGCCGCGCCCTGGTGGTGCGGTACCTCCTCGACCCCGACGCACTGGGGAACCACACCACCCCTCGGCGGAAGGGGCCTGCGGTGCAGACCACCGCCCCGGCCCGCCCTGCGGCGGGGCCCGCTTCGACGCCGGCGCAGGCGGCCCCGCGGGCAGCGGGAAGGGCCCGTTCGTGAGCGCGGACGTCCGGCCCAGCAGCGCGGACGACGAGCTGCAGAGACTCTTCGGCGCCCGACTCGACGCGCTGCACGCGAGCGCGGCCGGGTCTGACCCGGCTCCTGCGCTGGTCCGCGCGCTGGAGCTGCGCGCGTTCCTCGCCCTGACGGAGGAGCAGGTCGCCAGGGTCCGCGACCGGGTGCACGCCGACACCGCGCCACAACGGGACATGGGCGAGCTGTCCGCGGACAAGCTCCGCGTCGACGCGCAGTGGCTGCAGGCGGCGCTCGACGCCCGCGACGGCTACCGCGCCGCGCTCGCCGAGCTGCTGCGCACCATGCCCGCACCCGCCGTCTTCCGCCCCGTCCGCATCACCCAGCACAGGGCCGTCACCACGCTGCCGCCGACCGCCACCCCCGCGATCACGCGTACCGGATCGGCTGCCACCCCGGGGCGGTGAGGGCGCCCGCTTGGCGGGCCTGACCGCCGCCGGGATAGCCGGACGGATCGAGGACCTGTACGGCGAGCCGCTCGCCGACCTCAAAGCCCACCCCGAGGCCCAGCGGCCCGGCATGCTCGCCGCCCTGCTCGGCATGCACCAAGCCCTCGCCGACGCCGAGCACAGCATCACCTTCCACCGCGACTACCTCACCCGCCTCCTCCAGCCAGGCCGGCAGCTCGGCCCGCACGAGATCTCCCACCTCCTCGACGGCACCCGCCGACTCGCCGAAGCCGTCGCCGTCCACGACGTCCAGGCCGCCTCCGCCGCCGCCGTCCTGCAGAGCCTGACCCGCCCAGCTGCCTCCCCACCGACGACCGAGCCTCCTTCGCCGCCGCCCCGCTCGACAGCAGCAGCCCGCAGCCGCTGAGCCGCA
The Streptomyces sp. CNQ-509 DNA segment above includes these coding regions:
- a CDS encoding ATP-binding protein; translated protein: MPFCDVPVVGRLCDVDDAVDFVSDPGKAIGDWMAESAGELAVAAVDLAAEGVDTTTKVDLNAGWFRDNYETLLPLGLVMLVATFCAQLVRAAIRRDGQALTQAFTGTAAGVLFAVCAIAVTTVAVEVVDALSAGLLKSADMSIESAVRRTVKVQMIASVSPLGWLVSVVAGLGAALGAFLYWGVMMVRKVGILVMVTLAIFAAAGGGWEVARRWRKGWIEATATLIVSKLLMTVIFVLGISAMGRSDAKDGAAALADVMAGIVIMAMVLLAPYAVFKFVHWAADTDSESLHRAGGTGAQIARAHGEKAARKAAAAATAGAGGGAAAGSQTGAASPGGEAAGAGGFPGDIAANPTGGTGKEAQPGRNAGGTSSSGGKPSLDEALQPAPTSVSDDTSGQIGGTPGPSAPPSSGGSGTGSGWQSAPPTTSPPPQRTPPAGAHHAPADGTAEPPSPAGP
- a CDS encoding DUF6112 family protein produces the protein MPLPLADRLIHLAYDPGISPKGGGLPGLSVLKNVVNSINLFGIVAVVGALAVSLGVWAWGHHTGGHQAEANGKKGAVVAAGAALGLGAANGIVSFFSNLGSQVQ
- a CDS encoding C40 family peptidase, coding for MKALAAGLGVVFLSPFLLAGTGMMLASSSNAVRTAASADSCLTDADTAEITDQVARILDGASGKDILIEGLDLPEEQVPHAATIVATGRPLNVPAKGQVIALATAMQESRLRNLTYGDRDSLGLFQQRPSQGWGTAEQIRDPVYAAEQFYQRLLTVDGWQQMTITQAAQAVQKSAYPDAYAQWENLATALQAAITATFPTTGDDEQTAEADSSVGGTGCARGPDGSGFGPIPEGSIPNGYRIPRDADPKARAAMAWAMRQLGTLYQWGGSCTDAHGPDPMGRCDCSSLMQQAYRHAGITLTRTTYTQINEGKPVPHDQLRQFQPGDLIFSRGTAARPEHVGMYMGQGLVIEAPRTGKPVRITPLAEWTVLAVRRVL
- a CDS encoding site-specific DNA-methyltransferase produces the protein MPFSLHQGDALTVLSGLPDDCVDSVITDPPYNSGGRTAKERTTRSAKQKYTSADAKNTLADFTGENMDQRSYGFWLTQIMTEAHRLTRTGGTGLLFTDWRQLPITTDAIQAAGWLWRGVLAWHKPRARPQKGRFTQNVEFIVWASKGAIDGSRNPVYLDGMYSGSQPSGAGRRHITQKPVSVMRELVKISPPGGTVLDFCAGSGSTGVAALLEGRDFIGVEKSPHYASIASGRLTETLRETLTQDDVVLTA
- a CDS encoding DUF4913 domain-containing protein, with the translated sequence MQQSQQQAQQLDRLASAPPSGPGASPFAAFGMPGLGGPPAAPPEPRPILELDGQEREDELDALSDWVDDFLLPVYGAEVTTAAPWCLQWQEHDDVVAWLHALWLAYQQHKEPDAGLAGLFVWHRDFLTHAVAAIRAPGGPLSACMTSPDRPAHRILPGPAPSARTAASAADRARPAGADGAGS